The window TCAGCTCCTCTCTTACAACTCTCATGTAGCTGAGAGCCAAGATCACAAAGGAGGCAAACAAGGAGACTCAGGATCAACTGGAAATGCAGAGACAAAACCACAGAAGAGACATCATAACAGCAACAGTTACACGAACGACCCAGAGCCTCCAcagattaaagaggaacaggaggaactctACACCAGTCTGGAGGTAGAAGAGCTGGTACTGAAGCAGGAGACTGAAACCTTTATGTTGACTCCAACTTGTGAGGAAAGTGACAACGGTGAAGATCAGACTCTGGACTGGAGTCCTGATGAAACTGAGAGTGCAACAGAGAAAGAGCATGTTGTCAGCATGTCAGTTAAAAGCTCTGTGGTACCAAACAGTGATGACTGGCTCCTCTCTCACATCTCTCATGTAGCTGAGAGCCAAGATCACAAAGGAGGCAAACAAGTAGACTCAGGATCAACTAGCAATACAGAGCCAAAACGACAGAAGAGACATCgtaaaagtaaaagtcacaGTAACAATGTATGTAACACTACCATGTCAAAGTTTCAGACTCACAAAGGTAAAAAGATTTTGAAGTGTGACACTTGTGGAAAAGCTTTTAAGTATATTTCCCAATTGAATAGACACCTGACAATCCACACAGATGAGAAACCGTATTCATGTAACTCTTGTGAAAAAAGATTCTCTGTGCCAGGTGCATTAACCCTGCATATGAAAGTCCACACCGGTGAGAAGCCGTACCCCTGCAACACTTGTGGGAGAAGATTTACTCAAATGGCAAAAGTGAAAAGGcacatgagaacacacacaggtgagaagccatACCCATGTAACAgttgtgagaaaagattctctGAGCTGTGCGCATTAAAAGTGCATATgagagtccacacaggtgagaagccgtacccatgtaacacttgtgagaaaaaaTTCTGTGATTTGGGTGCATTAAAACGGCATATgagagtccacacaggtgaAAAGCCATAcccatgtaacacttgtgagaaaaaaTTCTCTCATCTGTGCGCATTACAAAAGCAtatgagaatccacacaggtgagaagccgtacccatgtaacacttgtgagaaaagattctctcAGCTGGGCGCATTAAAAGTGCAtatgagaatccacacaggtgagaagccgtacacatgtaacacttgtgagaaaagattctctcAGCTGATCGTATTACAAACGCATATgagagtccacacaggtgagaagccgtaccaatgtaacacttgtgagaaaagattctctcAGTTGGGTGCATTAAAAGTGCATATgagagtccacacaggtgagaagccgtacacatgtaacacttgtgagaaaagcTTCGGTGATATGGGCGCATTAAAACGACATACgagagtccacacaggtgagatGCTGTACAATTGCAAAAGTTGTGAAAGAGGTTTCATGCGTAGAAATCAATTGAAGATCCACATGAGAACGCACAAGAGGGACAGGACTCTGTCAGATGTCAGACTTGGAAAGAGACATAAGAATTCATCCAGATGAGAAGCCATAGAATTGCAAAACATGAGGGAGagctttgtgtttgttgtggatattttgagcgatggtcagcacctcagtggagaaaagcAAACACGAGCCTTTTatgtcttaaagctgaaaatgtttattgaaggaCTTACCGATCTACACAAGAATAACCTACTGCAACACGGAAAAGAGTTTGTCATGTGTCTGAATTGTTTGTCATGTGCCCCCCCGCACACATcatacaaaaacatcaaaaacactgATAGACAGCAACAAACAACAGGACGTAGTGGGCAGAGTGATTTAGAGGAGTACATTCAGCATGAAGGTCAAAGTGCAGAAGTCAAGTAAGCAGTCTGTGCAAATAAGCAATATCcagacaacaataaaacactatTTACCATTTTACAATTGAATGGCAACAGGGACAAAGGAAACCATATATCTCTTAGTCCTCATAACAGGCACCCTCAACCGACGACCTGAAGGTAACAGTTCAAACTCTGGTCAAAGGGGGTGATCTTGGTACTCCAGGTATTTATAGCTGGACTAGGAGTCTCTCTAAATCTGATTATCATGTCTTTAGTTTTAGACACATTTAGTGTGAGAAAGGACTCTTCACACACTGGGACCTATCAGTCAAGAAGTCCAGTATCCAGCCAACTAGATTAAAATCCAGTTTAAAAAGATGAATTAGCTATTCTGCTAGCAGATGTGGATGGATAGTGTTAAAAGCTGAGGAGAAATCTATAAATAGCCTGTCATAAGCTTTTGTCCCCTCGAGCTGGTGATACAGAAAATGTAGTAGTATTGTGATAGTAGTATCCTCCACACCTCTACCTGGTCTGTATGCAAATGCAGGGGATCAAGGGAATTCTTAACCTACAATAAAACCTCGTTTTTAATGAGCCTCTCCAGTGTCATAATTAAAGATGTCAGCGCTACTGGTCTTAAGTCATTTAATGTCGTAGAGGCTTTAGTCTTAGGAAGTGATTGTGGTCAATTGTGGAATGTTTCCATAACTTAGGGACCCTCTTTTGCTGAGGagataatgtaaaaataaaatgaaagatgCACAGCTGTTCAGCACAGGTTTTAAGAACCTGGCTGCAGATATCGTAAGGCCCAGGACTCTTTCTAGACTTGGTCAGTCTGAAGTGTTTTTCCACACTTCTGATATCAACAGCCAAAGCTGAAGGAGCTTGAGTGTTGTCCTTTAATGTAATCAGTGTATCAGTGAAGTCATGATTTTTATCGCATCTTAATTGAAAAGCATTCAACTCATCAGCCAACCAGGGCAATGTTCCTATTGCCTTTGTCATTAGACCCAGTCATAAATttcattttgataaaaaaacaattcataaaCAGGATAAACAATTGAGCTGAAACTCTTTTAGGCAACATCTTTGTAAATTAATGTCAAATATTCTCCATGAAGAAGAGTTCAGAATATCTTCATGTAAGTTGTACATTGTCAACAATGCTATCGGGTTTTGTTAAATTAATGTTACTGTAGCTACTAATTTTACTGTATGCAACATAGTACAgtatactatatacagtataatatactATACGTTGTctgttttttagtgttttttatttcattttagaattttaatgtattttttcccGGTTTAacctgaaataaaatgtttgttgtttgtttctttggtgATCACACACTAATGGTAGATAATGTAACACTTTatgaacaataaaatattttttcatgatgGCTTTTTCAGACTGATATTTGTAATTTAATTGATTCGATGATTAGGAAAACTAAAAGCGACGTTAATAGTAAGTGTTagtaatacataaataaatgtctaaataaacataaacaacaaaatgcttTGTTTATGATCTcatctaatttattttaaaattactttgCTTCATGAGGTGATAATATGATAATACCAGATTCATACATAGATGACTATTAACCCCAAAGGGAAGTTAgagtgttacagcagccactaaattatatacaataactaaattAACTAACTGAAATATAATTAGCTAAATAAACATAgataatataattaaattaactaaaaatagAATAGAGACTAGAGATATAACGTTAACTATAATATACCATTTGATGAGTATAAACTGCTCATTGATGTCAATATGTTACAGTACAGTGTACATTAGCGTGAGTCAGGTGGATATTGATGAGGTAGTAAGGTGtagatatatttaaataattattgaACGTATATATGATAACAGTATATACAAACAGTACTTGAAAGCTtatcaaaatatgaatatgaaatataacaGATGTGATGgacaatgtaataaaataaaagtccaAGTGAGCAGTCTGTCTTCACTGTCAGAGGAGTCCCCTCTCCTGATacagtcaagtcaattttattagCGACAAATGataagttatctcagggcacttttcattgGAGCAGttctagaccatactcttattatttacagagacccaacagtccCCCACGAGCAAGCACTATGAcaacagcggtaaggaaaaactcccttttaatGAGAAGAAACCTTGAGCAGAATCAGGCTCTGGTTCAGTGGATGTGAAGGCTCATTTGTGAAGGAAGATGTTCATTGTTCAATTTATGAGCCATTTGATTACAAAGGAATGTTGTAAGTTAAGCCTTGTCATCATGATTTAATCAACAGggcctctgtctctctgaccttcACGGTCTCTCATGAAGGATGTTTTATGTGGAAGCACCAGGGGAAGAGATAAGGTGGCCTCGGATGGACAACAGCAGCTATCTTCGTTATTTACAATTTGAGTTCACTCTGACCCTGGGTGCCCTCTTTTCCCTCCCTGTCAGGTTGCATGATATGTGCTAATTTATAAGAACCGATTGTATCCTGTGCTCTTGTAAGTTTTTTGTGTGACTGTATCCATGTATACATTGTGCAAAAGGTTTTCTGACatcagatgtttgttttcaataaACTTCATATATTCAAGTAAGAATCGACTGGAGTCTGGGGAGTTTCTTCATCTTTATTCTTCATCAAAGTGTTATTGGACAGATATTGATCAAGTACAAGATTTCTCCGATGGTGGCCATCTGCCTTAACCGGTTGAGtcgagagaaaaagagagattggtagagagagaggagagagagagcaggaggaaagaaaacataagCATAGTGCAGGTTCCACATAGGGATGTATAaaagtaataatagtaataataataataataataataataataagaccaatattaataataatagtagcaGTGGTGTTGAGCAGGCTCAAAAAGGCAGTATGTGGCTTACAATCCCAGATCCAGATTCTACAGCTCCAGAGGCAGAAATACCTGCAGAAAgcaacaggaggagagagacgagaaagcacaaaactacaGGAAAGAGAAGATGCTGAGGTATTAACATGAATTAATGGGACATGAAcgcatacagatggagagagagaggaggagagaggggttCAGTGCATCATTAGAggtcccccagcagtctaggcctatagcagcataactaggagATGGTCCGAGGCAAATCTGAgccagccctaactataagctttatcaaacaGGAAAGTTTTAGgtctactcttaaacgtagagagggtgtctgcctcctggACCCAAACTtgaagatggttccacaggagaggaccctgatagttgaaggctcttcctcccattctacttttggagactctaggaTCCACAAGTAAACCTTCgttctgggagcgcagtgttctagcGGAGTAATATGGTACTGTGAgatctttaagatatgatggtgcctgatcatttgtaggtgaggagaattttgaattctattctggattttacagggagccagtgcagagaagctaaaatgggagaaatatgacCTCTTTTACTAGTTCttgtcagtacacatgcagcagcattctggactAGCTGGACAGTCTTTGGAGAGTTGTTGATgtagcctgataataatgaattGCAGAGGAGAGTCATTGTACAGACTGATGGTAGTTGGCAGGAATGACTTCCTGTAGCATTCTTTTTCACAACAGAGGTGAAGAGGTCTGACTGAAAGCGCTCCGCTGTTCGACCAACAGGTCAATGAGGGGATGTGTGACGTTCTGCACAATGTTTAACAGTTTGtgcagcatcctcctctcttCAATCTGCTCCAGTGTATCCAGAGGAGTCCCCAGCACAGAGCCAGCTGTCCTGATCGGTTAGTTCAGTTTGTTAGTGTCTCTGACTCTGACACTGCTTCCCCAGCAGACAGCAGCGAAGAATATTCCAGTCCAGTCTGTTGTCGAGGTGGACTCCAAGGTATCTatccctccaccacctccacctccactccAAAAATGGAAACGGTGTTTATCCTAGCCCTGGTCCTCCTAAAATCCACAATCATCTCCTCTAGTTATAGTGATGAACTGCACAGGTCTATAGGTCAACATGTAAAGCTGCTATCTTTTAATATGGTTGGCATGCTACCTTAAATCAAGGAGTCTCCACTGCAGAAAAAGGCTGAAGCTTCTACATAACTATGCTAattaaccaaaacaaaaaaaaacttagcTTAACTAGAGTACTTACAATATTTAGCTTGAAGGAATACTAGTATCTCATAAGGACAGTCTGGTTCCAGGAATATCACCAAATCAATGGCTTGTCTATTTAGACTGGAATTCCTGTCTTTTCTCAACTTTCCTATCTTTTATTATGGAATAGCTGAAACTGGTCTATCTGATAACAAAAAAGTATACCAAATGATATTAATCTAGACATCATAATTcctaatttaaataataaacaatcaaacaaaGGTAATTTAACCTCAAACACAATTACTATGTACacctaaaataaagaaattactTTACCACTACTGAAACTTTATCAGTACAGCAAATAAATCATAAACTACTAAAGCCACTATTATTGCATTTATACCAAAGGAAACTTACATATCATATACACAGATCAAACTACTGGAGGGATGAGGCATCCACATGAGGCCAGCCAGCTTCTTTGTTGCCACAGGTGAACTGGCTGCCTTTATTGATTATGAGGCTCTGCCCATCCAGGAAGCAGTGAGGCAGGTAGAGGAAGGTTTCAGGTTTTGATGAGGGCGTGAAATATCAGTGAGAGAGCAAATATCGACCCGACATAGCAGACAGTTCTTATGTGTAGTTTAAAGACTGCTGCTTGTTAATAAGCCACAAGTGACACTGAGACAACTAGTTACAACAAGCGGAACGAAAAACCACAAGACTCCGCTTTCGAGAACTTAACAGTGTAACATCCAGCGGAAGTAAACAACACAGGAGCTAGTCACGTTAGCTGCTTGGTGCCCTGTGCTTGGAAGAAGTCTCACCACAGGACAATGACATATCTTACTTTTAACTAAGCAACAACAATGTCTTCAGTTCAGTATTTGAGAGAGTTCATCAACGAGCgactaactgctgctgctgaagaaataTTCGGTGTTTTTCAAAAAACTATCGTCGAGTACGAGGAAGAGATCAATCGTCAGCGCAGACTGCTGGATATCGTTTGGAAACCTGAGATAAAGCTATATAGAACAGGTCTGTAAAACCTCAATTATTTGTAATAGTATTAAACATAATGTTCTGCTTTATATACCACCGCAGCGATTAAAATATGTACTTGTAATTATTTGCTCGGATGTCTACGACGCTGAAGTTAGATTCTGATTCGTGGTTGGGGTAAAAGTTGAGGGGAAAGTTaaggaaaacataaataattatttttagcAGCTGATTCTCCGTGTTTTCCACCACTTACATttgtgaaaaagtgttagacGTCGTTGCAAAAGCCTTAACGCTGACAGATCAGCAACTAACTGGTCTCTTATGTCTTCGATCCGCCTCATAATGGTTGATTTGGACAACTGTAATCCCTTCCCGTGCTTTACAATTGTGTCCTTGTTGTCAGAGTCTGTGCACAATATTTCTGTGGTAGCCAAAAAGCAGTCTTTTACTGTTTCAGCATCTgagaaggctttttcatcttaatcGAGTTCCAAGTAATCAAGAATCTCAGTTAAACGCTCAGCTGTAGAAGTTGTTCTGTGGATGAGGTCTTCTGCTGCCCAccagtggtgaaagaagtactcagataaTTTACTGCcgtaaaagtaccaatacataaatgtaaaaatactccattacaagtaaaagtcatgcatgaaaaaaccaacttaagtaaaagtgcatAAGTATAAACAGCAATatgtagtttaagtattgcagtaagtggtttggttcctctgactgatatattattacatatgacatcattagattattaatactgaagcatcagtgtgtaagcagcatgttactgttgtagctgctggaggtgaagctagtttaaactactttatatataggccctgtttacacctggtattaacatccgtctcaggtgatccgatcacaagcggacagctctaaatacaggtgtaaacgcacccaagacgcattgaggacggattgaagatccgatcactcagaccacattcggaggtggtctgggccgcatgtgaCCACATTCATTTGGCAATGTAAATGCAATGCGTCCTGGACCACAGACTAGGCAGGGAATTGCATTGCTGCCTCCGGatccaaagctgttcaacttgtttgataacaggataaacaaattaataaatttCCAATGCTCATCTTGTGTGGCTTGTACTTTCCTTTTTCTCTGGCCATCTGCAGTCTGCCCACTAATATCCTCTCCAGCATCTTCATTGTGATTTTCAGTTGTTGCATGCTCCAAAGATGTATTTTCTTCACTTGTCacattgctttttttctctccatctggtTTGCAAAGCATTAGGCTatattatatgatatgatattatgTTATATTAGTGAATGATTTATAAACCATTGATTAAGCCACTAATTAATGCTattaaaccctttataaagggtgcCATATCAGAAAGCGATACCacattttttttaccctttcCCCTTTTTGTCCCTCCAGAGCTCCCACAGCATCATGTCTGTAAGGAGGAGGAAGTCCCAGAGCCTCCAcagattaaagaggaacaggaggaactctACACCAGTCTGGAGGGAGAGCAGCTGGTGCTGAAGCAGGAGACTGAAACCTTAATGTTGACCCTTACTTGTGAGGAAAGTGACTACAGCGAAGATCAGACTCTGGACTTGAGTCCTGATGAAActcagaatgcagcagagaaagagcaTGTTGTCAGCATCTCAGTTAAAAGCTCAGTGGTACCAGAACCAAACAGTGACGACCAGCtcctctctcacaactctcatGTCGCTGAGAGCCAAGATCACAAAGGAAGCAAACAAGGAGACTCAGGATCAACTAGAAATGCAGAGccgaaaaaaaagaagaggcaTCACAGAAgcaaaaatcacagtaacaatGAAGACCACTCTACCACATTAAAGACTCACGGTAATACCTATACAGGGAAACAGTGTTTTAAATGTGGCACTTGTGGGAAAACATTTGAGTACATGTCCAAATTGCATACACATCTgagagtccacacaggtgagaggTAGGTTTGGGTGATTGGACCAATATATCAGCTATCGGTAATTACCTGAGTCCATTGctggttggttttttttgggtgattttttttttttttttgcatgattttaACTAACATACTATATGAGTATAAAGCTAGCAGTATAGCTAGGAACGCAGCAGTGCCATGTGTGTGTCACTGCCTTATGTCACAGTGACAGAGTCAACTTCTAGCGTGTAGCTAACCAGAGCAAATAGGCAAAATTTTAGGAACGCTTTTctatataatgcactccagtacaccaccaccacccactacaacctcaataataaacataaaatagaattatCAACTGTCTGACAATGAAAGCATAAGCATTAATTAAGAGCTTAATTgatggttaataaatcatttactagTGCATTATTTCTAATCCATTAATAAGTGTTGTGGCAGAAAGAGGTGGACAACAGAGGAATCAGATGGTCGAGACACAGGTGTCAGATGGGGaatctcttttatttcacaacGGCTCACCAACAACGTAGACAGAGAAAATTCCAACATTACAGAACGTGACATGCCTTTTCATACTGAAGACaggctatgtgtgtgtttgtgttcgtGTTGTGTAACAAGTCTCATCCTGTTTTTGCCAGACTTTTTGGCACCCTCAAATTCTCAAGAAGAATGGTGGGGCATTGCTCAATTTCACTTAACTTTGGACTGTAACCAAATTTGAGTGGGCGTCTCtgtactatgtgtgtgtgtgtggtattccGCCTTTTTCCCAATATCtccagatgtctcctgttttgTTTCGGTGGACTGACATGTTTGGCAGCGGTACAGGTTACCGTGACCTGGCACTCATTCCAGGTCGCAGTTGCCTAACCCTCATTCCCTTACATAAGCATTGTTTTTGAGTTGCCAGATCGTGAAAAATCCCTCCTTTCTATACCACAATAACATTTGCTTTATCTAATTCTTGAGGAACACACTTCCAATGTACCGTTCAACCACTTACTGATGATTTAGACAATGTGATAGACTAACCCTTAATTAATAACTTTTAAGACCTGGTGACATGTCAGAAAGTAATTTAATCCTCAATTAATGTTTCATGATAATCAACAGTCCTGCAGGTATAAATGATTGTGAACCATTAATAAAAGGTTATTGTGTTGATggtttattatatatttataaagcatAAGTGAATGATTTATTGACCATTGATTAAGCCATTAATTAATGCTtttaaaccctttataaaggttgccttatcagaaagtggtacaacattttatttttttttaccctttccCCTTTTTGTCCCTCCAGAGCTCCCACAGCAACATGTctgtaaggaggaggaggttctcgctgaccagcagctctgtaaCCAGGAGAGGAACTCCAGTCTGGACCAAGAGGACCCAGAACCTCCAcagattaaagaggaacaggaggaactctGCACCAGTCTGGAGGGAGAGCAGCTGGTGCTGAAGCAGGAGGAAAGTGACTACAGTGAAGATCAGACTCTGGACTGGAGTCCTGATGAAACTCAGAGtgcagcagagaaagagcaTGTTGTCAGCATGTCAGTTAAAAGCTCTGTGGTACCAAACAGTGATGACCGGCTCCTCTCTCACATCTCTCATGTAGCTGAGAGCCAAGGTCACAAAAGAGGCAAAGGAGTAGACTCAGGATCAACAAGAAATCTAGAGACAAAACCACAGAAGAGACatcataaaagtaaaagtcacaGTGACAATGTATGTAACACTACCATGTCGAAGATTCAGCTGGATACCCAGACAGGTAAAAAGGTTTTGAAGTGTGACACTTGTGGAAAAGCTTTTAAGTATGTTTCCCAATTGAATAGACATCATagagtccacacaggtgagaagccgtattCATGTAACTCTTGTGAAAGAAGATTCTCATTGGCGGGTGCATTAAAAGTGCATATgagagtccacacaggtgagaagccgtacccCTGTAACACTTGCGGGAAAAGATTTAGTCAAAttacaaaagtgaaaaagcacatgaaaacacacacaagggaGAAGCCATACCCATGTAACATctgtgagaaaagattctctcACCTGGGCATATTAAAAGTGCATATGAGAGTCCatacaggtgagaagccgtacccctgtaacacttgtgagaaaagattctctcATCTCTGTGCATTACACAACCATATGAGAATCCACACGGGTGAGAAGCCGTAcccatgtaacacttgtgagaaaagcTTCTCTCAGCTGGGCgcattaaaagtacataagagaatccacacaggtgagaagccgtacccatgtaacacttgtgagaaacGATTCGCCGATCTGAGCGCATGGAAACGGCATATGAGAATCCACACTGGTGAAAAGCCATAcccatgtaacacttgtgagaaaaaaTTCTCTCATATGTGTGCATTACAGAAGCAtatgagaatccacacaggtgagaggcCGTACCCATGTAAtacttgtgagaaaagattctctGAGCTGGGCGCATTGAAAGTGCATATgagagtccacacaggtgagaagccgtatcCATGTAACATTTGTGACAAAAGATTCTCTCAGCTGGTTGTATTACAAACACAtatgagaatccacacaggtgagaagccgtactcatgtaacacttgtgagaaaagattctctcAGGTGGGTGCGTTACAAACGCATATgagagtccacacaggtgagaagccgtacaaTTGCAAAACTTGTGGAACAGATTTCATGCGTAGACATCAGTTAAAGACCCACATGAGAACGCACACAGTAGGAAAAGATTCTGTCAGATGCCAGACTTGAAAAGGCAAATAAGAATTCATCCAGATGAGAAGGCGTACGTGTCTCACCCTTGGACCTCCGAACTGCCCTCCCTGCCAAGTGGAGGTCTGACAACATGACACTGATCAAACTTAAACACTGTGACCAAACAGAGATTGAACAGACCTTCTGAGAGGCCATTTCTGACCAATACCTAAATTATGGCCCGAagtaaaagcataaatgacctTTGGGGTCACTTGAACCAGGATAAAAGACCGACAACTACATGTAAACATGGACAGACAGCTCCTCTCTTTTGGCCTCCTTATCTCCCCAGACCAGAGTCATGAACTCTAACCCCTATTCCTGGAGGACATTCACTGAGTCTCTCTGCAAATCTGAATTTGGGTGAAtgaaatgtctaatcattatgtaaatcctgtaatgtttaaaaattcataaagaatggtataactttgaTAAGTATGCTATAATCTATTgaagaaattttaatttttgatCTACATGTAATAATACTTCCCTCTATTGATAGGTTAGAACTACTAAGACttatgttgaatttatatttgaaattatatttccGACAGTTTAATCACATAATTCTTGCTTTAAACTTTGATTGCACTACTAGACGTGTAGATGTTTAGAGGCGGTTGAATCAAAGAAGATTGAATGTCTAGACAGTGTTaatatgaatgttaatgtttggtATGTTGATAGGAAGGAATGCCTTATTATGAAATGATTGTATAatgctgacatgtttttctgaATGGCTTTGCAATATATGGTTTACAATGGGACAATGTCGACTAAGTGTGTGCATATGTCAatcttttattgaaacaagtacagtttgtttttattttattcctaaTATTAAGTCTCGTGTTTCCATGAATAGTATTTACTGTTGAAGTCGCATCTACTCACATGGATTTTATCCACTACTGAATAAAGATTTGAGTTTAGTCAGATTAAACTTGATTCGACATTGAACTAAGAAGTCAGCAAAAGCCTTAAACCTCAACTAAAACTGAAACGTTGCTTTGAAGAAGGTAGCGATGCTTAAACTGGGTCTTGGCCTCCTTGCTGACAGCAGTACAGCCAAACTGGGAGTTAAGCCTACAGAGACTCTTTCATGGCAGCGTGAAACAAAGCTTAACCCCTTTTCACCGGTGGTTCAACACCGCTGCACCACTTATCTACAACCCATAGCCTGCTCCAGGCTATGCAACTATCTGAACCTTGCTGGTGGCTCA is drawn from Thunnus albacares chromosome 2, fThuAlb1.1, whole genome shotgun sequence and contains these coding sequences:
- the LOC122999833 gene encoding zinc finger protein 883-like isoform X17 translates to MSSVECLRELINERLTAAAEEIFRVFQKTIVEYEEEIDRQRRLLDIVWKPEIKLHRIELPQQHVCKEEEVLADQQLCNQERNSSLDQEDPEPPQIKEEQEELCTSLEGEQLVLKQEESDYSEDQTLDWSPDETQSAAEKEHVVSMSVKSSVVPNSDDRLLSHISHVAESQGHKRGKGVDSGSTRNLETKPQKRHHKSKSHSDNVCNTTMSKIQLDTQTGKKVLKCDTCGKAFKYVSQLNRHHRVHTGEKPYSCNSCERRFSLAGALKVHMRVHTGEKPYPCNTCGKRFSQITKVKKHMKTHTREKPYPCNICEKRFSHLGILKVHMRVHTGEKPYPCNTCEKRFSHLCALHNHMRIHTGEKPYPCNTCEKSFSQLGALKVHKRIHTGEKPYPCNTCEKRFADLSAWKRHMRIHTGEKPYPCNTCEKKFSHMCALQKHMRIHTGERPYPCNTCEKRFSELGALKVHMRVHTGEKPYPCNICDKRFSQLVVLQTHMRIHTGEKPYSCNTCEKRFSQVGALQTHMRVHTGEKPYNCKTCGTDFMRRHQLKTHMRTHTVGKDSVRCQT
- the LOC122999833 gene encoding zinc finger protein 883-like isoform X15 — protein: MSSVECLREFMSERLTSAAEEIFRVFQRTIVDYEVEIDRQRRLLDIVWKPEIKLHRTELPQQHVCKEEEVLADQQLCNQERNSSLDQEDPEPPQIKEEQEELCTSLEGEQLVLKQEESDYSEDQTLDWSPDETQSAAEKEHVVSMSVKSSVVPNSDDRLLSHISHVAESQGHKRGKGVDSGSTRNLETKPQKRHHKSKSHSDNVCNTTMSKIQLDTQTGKKVLKCDTCGKAFKYVSQLNRHHRVHTGEKPYSCNSCERRFSLAGALKVHMRVHTGEKPYPCNTCGKRFSQITKVKKHMKTHTREKPYPCNICEKRFSHLGILKVHMRVHTGEKPYPCNTCEKRFSHLCALHNHMRIHTGEKPYPCNTCEKSFSQLGALKVHKRIHTGEKPYPCNTCEKRFADLSAWKRHMRIHTGEKPYPCNTCEKKFSHMCALQKHMRIHTGERPYPCNTCEKRFSELGALKVHMRVHTGEKPYPCNICDKRFSQLVVLQTHMRIHTGEKPYSCNTCEKRFSQVGALQTHMRVHTGEKPYNCKTCGTDFMRRHQLKTHMRTHTVGKDSVRCQT